TGTGGTTGGTAATACCAGGCCACCATACCGATATATTTGCTCTAAGGCGGCACTTCTGTATTCCCTGGTGGCCTTCATAGATCTTTGAAAGAATCTCTCTTTACAACAACTTGGAAATCACTATTCTTGGCCCATACAGTAGTAGGTTCTTATGCAATGTAAGATGACCCTTAGCTTGCCAGTACAGTTTGAGTTCAAGTGGGACATTCCATTTGGATGGCCAACCATTCTTGCAGTAGTCAATCAGGTTAGAGCAAACTGGGTCACTGGCTTGGGCTTCGCAAAATTCATTAAGCCAGTGAGTGCTGGCTGGTAGCATAGTAACACAGCTCTCTAAAAGACAttctacttcttcctgtagggAGCAGACCACTGCTGAGGCTGTGGACCCCTACATTGTAATTGAGTAGTTAATAATTTGTGCCAGTCACCACGCCAGTATGTaactccatttctgggtgaatTCCTTCGTGATGAACGAGATTTTCATtttccagatggctgatttgctgtatacatagtgaaggAAGACCTCAAGAGAGACATAAGcacttgaggagacattaatttttcagtactttcagcttttcttgccgtttcttgctgtgtgtagcttCATTGTCGCATTTtgccatgtgcgcttatcatccatggttaattacaagaaatgtgtatgagcttaacaaataatatgcacttGATAGATACATGCCAAAAAAAATTgcgtacaagatcgagatactctaatagagcagtcactctaataaagcagtcacagtgttcatgaggcagtgtagcttaactatgaagctatgaataaggatctttatatactttatagtaaatacatttggtaaagggcagccattattgctgtgaccttttttttgctcttcaacttttcagcaaagtacacccccctttccaaactctggatccgcccctgcttaacaacctgactctACAGTACTTTGATTGCAGcggtgcttttcaaatagttcttccaaaaatgaagcataatggatacttcacttttcagatgataattggtagctgggacgcacagcaccatttctttcttttgatgtgatatgagtgcatgggttcaccagtcataataatattattttacaaaaagaagttaacaaacattaaagtacacaaaaaaatggaattgtcaactagagtagggaccataggacattgataaaaagtactcaaacaagctggaatagtgcattatattaaatcacagtaaaacaataagaagtgttatatccctactgtgctcaagataccataatggaaatgatataacgcttcttattgattaaatatcatggactactccagcttgtttcagtactttttatcgatatgctatggtccctactctagttgaaaattccaatttttttgcatACTTGTTAATAAAATCAAATAAGATTAAAGTGTTGAACAGTATTATGGAGGTACTTTTTTGTCACTGTCCAGTTTTATCATTGAACACTTGTCACTGAGGTAGCTAACTAGCACCTTTCACACAATACTCCAGCCCAAAATTACTTCCAAATAGCACCTTAAAGTGtgcaatttcaaaattttcctgggaggcatgccctcagaccctCTTAGACTGAGCATTatgccactttcacttttaTTCTGATGCCCCTGTTGCAAACATACATTATAGCTATGGTGGATTTCATTAATTTAGGCCACCTGATTATAGTGGCCAGATCTCACTTAAATGGTGTACATCGTAAAGGACAAACTAATTACACTGTTGATGTCAAGTATCCAGAAAGGTAATGGTATACTTTGTGACCTCAACGTCATCTCTCACattttggtccacacttcactcaagtcatgaaataacatcatctGTACTATAATTAGTAACACAATGTGTCATACACTTTGTCCATGCAAGTGAAGTGTAGTACACTATATAACATCATTGTATCAAGAGGATTGCAGTCTGATATGCTAGGACCTTAAGTGCCCAGCTAGCTGACCTACCATAGGTGTCTTATTAATAAtaagtacaagtataagaaaaaaaataggaattttaaattagagtagggacagtgtatagtgctgcaataaaaagtactggatcggagtagtatgtaatgtccaaatactgtaatacaataagaagtgaatatccttaTTGTggtacactcaatgcacagtagggatattcacttcctattgttttacagtatttggacattacgtgctactccaatccagcttgtttcagcactttttattgcagcactatacactgtccatactctaatttaaaattcctattttttcttatacttgtttgtgaacttattttacaagctcatgaccactaaatagcctatTTTTCACAAAACCGGTCACAATATTATATAGAGTTAATCAAAGCACTACAatttatactagattatgactcatacaataacaactgattagAGGACGTGGCTTTACATAAGCCTGTagacaataatggatgtggattTGAGTGTACCTACCgactgatgaatgggtgtggctaccatatgtctacagacataagtgggcatggctcacaaaaggAGCAGGGCTACGCTGCGATCTCATGTTACTACACGTCCACATCAttacactaattaatttagcATGTGACCCAATCCTGGTCAGACTcggataatctgtaaagtgggACCTGGATGGCCCGACTCagttttaacattgttactaaactatatttattgatttACATGTTGCTAGTTCACcgcgagttgctctcactgatcgatatcaactaccaactttgaaaaccagcgAGCCACgtgtattcaaatagtttggtgcagcGCTAAGCTAACTTCgtatattcgaatagtttgatgcagtatatacctgtagatggaagccgtactgtagtctattaacactcagcggtagaacctggactgatggccatggtaaagaaagATAAAAGGTCTTCATTGAATTAGAAACATTTCTGTAAAAGCATTAGGactgtagctatagccagtTTTTCGCTATGCTtaactgaaggcatcaggcaggcaggcggtcgggcaggcaggcaggcaggcagtagaaaattccattgaataaattttttttaaattctgtaacaacttAACAGAaatgtttcaggtcaatctgaagacacttttgggcttgattttacccaaccaatactgtcatgttgttgtgaggaaaatcGAGGCaagtttttgggttatattataagAGTCACACCCACACCTTCtctgtccctactatacagtactatcatactgtatgataaggaaAGATTAgaaattttagggatcataacaagggaggtcaactacacctgcagctggacatttaattcctacttctaAAAATTGTTAGCTACAGGTGTAGTTGACCTCCATTGTTTTCTTGCTTTATGTTCCCAATGTTCCCTAATAAAATATATAATTTTtgattttccttatacttttttgtttacttttttggaACAGTGACTGGTAAACCAACTCATGCCACAtgaaggaaagaatggtgctaACCAGACATAATGCATGCATCCCAACTATCAGGGTAAATGTTGTTATCATTTTGCTTCATTTTAAACTTCGTTCCACCTGTTAcaaagcattacaaatgaagaatatcacaagaagtgcctctgccaTTAATCATATTACTACAGAAATTGAAATTAAACATGTGCCCCGACTATTCATTGCTGGTAAGCAAACAGCTATtctacttcattttcaaatattttacatgttacaaacaaagaacagtacaagtagTACCTCTACAGTCAATCCACTCACTATGGAAATTAGTAGACAGCTTGCACTGTAGCCATCGCACATACAGACACCTTTAAAATATAATTCAGACAACTCCCAATATGTATGACATGTCCAAATCTGTCCTTAAACAAATGTTTACTCATATACAAAAGTAGATATGAACTTTTAATGATCAATGATGATCAATGATGATCAATGACTTTTAATGATCAATGATGATCAATGACTTTTAATGATCAATGTAACTGTAATAGAGGCATTATGTGCTCTCAAGTGCAGTACAAATGTTGATTACAAAACAGCCATTTGGTGCAAACAACTGTAAAGAGTTGCTGACTTTACCTCTACTGATGTCAATAGGATTTTCAACAGAACTAATTTGGAAATGAAAGGTTGTACACTGCACCTTATTATGTTGGTTTTAGTAATTATAAAGTTTTGTCTAAATTGCATTTTAAAAGTCTGCGTTGCCTTTACAATTTTCAGTGCTAAATTTAGTAGTGATAACTGCTGACTACCAAATTTGATCTCAAAATCAAATTCATAAGGGGCAGCCCTGACAGACTCTCGTATAAGCTGACTCATAgtacctgagtggtgcacaagtATTCCAGTGCTGGTTCATACTGTACGTAGGCATAAGCATGCTAGTGTGACCCAAATTGATAGTGTATAATTTCTCATACTAttactttcactgtctgtatgagtACACAACTGGTGTATAATAACCAAATTTGACAACATACTTAAAGCAGTGGAAAACTTAATTGTATGAAAGTATAATAGTTGCATCTGCTCAACAGTGATTCATTGTGTTTTGTATATAGGTAGTTGTACTGTTGGGATTGCATCAACGTCATTGAGTGAAGAAGATAAAACTGTTGAAATCATAACACGTGAAGGGAAAATCCAAGGTCACGTCTTCTTCCCACAAGTAGGATTCCAATGTGCAGTAAGAATCACAGCTCTGCATGGTATATTCATAATAAAGGATCCTTCACCTGTTTCACTGTACCTTCAATTATGGAGAGATGATGACCCCTGGACACTTGTATGGCAAATTGGACTAAACTTTACAGCAGATTATTCTACTTGTAATAACACACAATGTGTTGTCAACTATTGGTTACCTAATGATTTGCAAGTTATGACCAAGAAGGGAGATTTCTTTGGGTTCTTTACATttcataattttgagaatattGTAAAGTTTTATGCTAAGGGAAGCCAAACTCCATACTTGACACTTAATTCTGATTGTATACATAGAGAGATCCCAAGAGAAAAGGAAAATGTGTTTATTTATGGCGATTCATTTCCACTGATATCCTTTGATTTCGGTACATACATTTTCACTGTATGTGTGCATTGCATACTACAGTATCATACAGCACAATagaatagtactgtatatttcaCTGCTTGAAACTTctttgtttactagagtggtatatccccagtatatggaacagttaattgtttggtattttagtactttttcagtaaacctgcattcactgatgttttactgagagtttaaaacttagtaaaacaattatgttccatatacttaaagctactgacactttactatgggtacaactacagtaaagcagcttagcaaattagtaaactaagaaccttcaagcagtgtttggGTCATGAAGGTTTGAGCTACTCAGGGCCATAATATCAACCCATATccagtctcacaatacctttatggtgccttggcagtattggtgtggtataatcaagcccaacaGTGTCTACAGAGTGGCAAAAATTGTGATAAGttactacaaaattttaatttttatatttagcagaattttatactgactgactaactacagtggaacctcaattatccaaacaccgattaaccgaactctcgattatccgaacaacAAATggactgctcaattagggtattttgtcaaaaagtgtatgctttattagagtagttgagcaaagctcagtatataaatgtatggatattCGATCTTACGTACTTTTGATTATCCGAGCACCCttccccccaattagttcggataatcgaggttctaCTGTAACTGCCTACCTACCTGCCTacctgatgcctttagacaagcataaTTTGACAACCACTAAAGCTACAGCCTGATTTTCTGTTAGACATCACTTTAGcccaactggtgccttttggcataccacagtacatacagtgtatgcttgatggacttacctgtgtgcttctttgtgtcccatttatctgtgctgacagtgcaaggtgatTCATGGTATAGTGCAGTGCGATAGCTTCCGTATGTAATGAAAATCATCCAAGTTTTTTGTtgtgagtggattgattgcaaaggtccttctcatagtgttcttcatttgtaacactgtacaaCGGGCTGAATAtagttgaaaacaaagcataatgacaCTAGCTATTCAGTAATAATTGATGGTTGGAGCATGATGGTTGGTTAATTGATGGTTGGTTGGGGCATTCAGAAGCAATATTAATTTAATGGCATGCCTGGTATCATTCTtcattttgatgtggtattcaTGCACAGATTCATTAGTATAAAAAAGTAGTGGAAGGAATTTTTAGTTTGATTAGGTATCATAGccataaaaagtagcgaaacaagtgAGATTGCATACACCTGCAGATTTATTAGACttaagtggacatttaatccctaattcaggtATTggcatagactgaagtagggattaaatgtccactagtatatctgcaggtgtacctagtttcactgctttttatgggtgtgatccctaatcaaactgaAATTTCCTCCTACTTGTGGTAATAGGGATCATGAATGTTTGGGCTTTCCCTATACCCAATACCATCCTCACTCTTCTTTGTTGACAGCTCAGCAATACTGGGTAGAAGACAATACACACTCGTCTGTCATGTATCCTTACTGCTTTCATTGCCATGGCTGCATaatacactaccatgtgtcttgatgcttTGTAGATTTTGCAGTGAAGAAAAATGGAGTTCCTATTCAAGCTACTGCATGGAGTAAATTTTGTCAGACACATGAAGATACAGACTACTTACCAATTCTCATTGCAACTGTTGTTGCTCTTCTAAGTTGCTTTCTAATAACAGCTTTGATTGTATTAGCAGTAATGTATTGTAAGATTAGAATGAAAGGTGAGTGGTGGAGTATTATAATCCATGCTAAACAGCTAAGCTATGGACCCTTGGGTAAATGTGACATAATTTATTTTGCATACTGAGCTGGTAACAGCTTCTAAACAATATTCCAGGCATTATCTATCTCTTGTAATGCTGGAGACACCATTATCaaactacaactgctggtattactcttccttacaagtcacaaAAGTCGCACATGCATtaatttattagaatgtttACAAAATGTGTGCACTAgtagtgatagaggctattgttgttgTGTAGATTTATTCCTTACTACTTCAGTATTTAGCACTAACATTTAGACTAAGTGGTGAGCCAAGTTTCGTGCCACCTGCCTGCTTAATATCAAAATTATAGTGTCACCAGTGTGACACTATTGAGTGAATACCAATCTGCAGGTGTGTATTCACTAAAAATTATGGCTAAACTGTGTAGGAATAGCCACAAAGCTACATAGCTCCACTACTGTCATAAATAATCTAATTATTTAGTGTAAGGTATATCTGGATACACTATAATGAAATATTATTGCTCTAACACTGTACTCACAAAGAGTTAACACAAACTCAAACATCCATAACCCTGTAAATATATTTGTATCAAGTTTAGTAAGTGAATTCACCCTTTGTGGTACCTATCTCTACCACATTTTAAGTCACTTCAGCTAAAGGAACCATTTAAGAAGAAAACATGAAGCAAAATCAAAAGTGTGGctgtccatatctcagaaatgacTGGAGCAATATTAGTCAATACCACAGTGTAATGTGCAGAGCACATACAGAAAATTTTAagaatgcacacagccattattatcattaacatcattgtagccatttcatggctgccacctttgattcccAACTTCTTTTCACCCAGGATGTTTAAGGCTGCACCCTATttatacagtttggctgtttttgtgtggattcaCATACCGTATAGtcggaaatttttgagggatgaaacttttgcGAATTTCGCGAGTGATCGTAGCTTCTTgaaaatataattgtgaaaTGTTTCAGTTTATAAACATAGCCATTACCCACTTTCTAGACTTTCATGAATTAAAAAAACgtgaaaattgtattttgcACTGTTTCGCAAAAGTTtcatcccttgaaaatttcccaCTACACAGTATGTCAGATTTCTCATGTACATGTATCACTTGCCATTATACAATATATTAAGCAGAATATGATACTCCTCTCTGTAGCTTATGATGCAATGGCATCATCAGAACTACTGACTACATATCACAGAATGCAGGATTCCTATTCTTTTAGACATTACTATAGACTGCAGTCAGTAGACGAGATGAAACGGGTAAGCAACATAATGAGTTTGAATAACAGTAACATTTTATAATAAAAACTTTGACTTGTTCTTAACGGTCAGTGTATAAATGTATATAGTGTAACCCATATGACATCATTGTGAAAACTTCTTAAAAGCTAAGGTTATTACCATTGGGCATATGTAATTGATGCAATATCATGTCCTTTACAGAAACTGAACAAAGGTACATGATAGCATACAGTGTTTCTCTCAATAAAGACTAACATTATTGTGACCTAGTCTGGAAAAACTGTCCTATttcctatttaaaagtatcaagaaatgccagtttaagtatttagtgcgttgtagctcaccaatggttgaatctatgtgtaccaaattttcacatgttttcttataattccttaccttccagagaattcactgtacatgtagccaacagctaagtgtCCCACCATTTTAGTAAACTGAGACTGACtctatcaggcgagctccaaaagagGTGGGTGGGTGGCGGGGGCCTGGAGGAGGGAAGAGTTTGTTAAAATATTAAGGAGAAGGAGTAGGGATGAATatggccaagttatgggccactCAGGTCtcaaactggctaaaatgacagGAAACGTACAGTGCAGGTCTTTAATCAACACCACAAAGCTGTACAGTTACATACagccattcccaggctgaccagagttcCATTAAGACCCCAGACTGCACGTATAGACTGCCACCGTGCTGGGAAAAACAGCCAGCAAAagaagaccactcaagtctagctgattttgatgtgcaatttgatatatagtttaTTCAAGTGTCTTTGTGTTCTtgatgaaaaatcaaatctgctatcatgggtgataagaccggttttcccagatctagtcacatatattgaATAATCACTAACTCTGTGCATAGTGCAATTTTATAAAGGATGAATGCATATTAAAATCAGAAGTACTTAAGACTCAGTGAATGGGAATGTCTAAGTGCTGCCTTGGGTGATAACTACTATAGAGCTAGACAGAGCAGCTCTGCTACTCTGCCAAAAATTAGTTATCACCCATACGATGATAAGTAGCTTATCACCCTCTGGCACTCATGACATCATAACAACTGCCAATGGTATTGTTTACAAATGGGGCAAATAGCCAAATATGGAAATGTTATTACAAATAGTCCACCAATACAGTACTTAGACTTGCAAAGTTTACAACAAAATGGTTAATTTTACACAGTGACACCATACCCATACAATGGTTTAATAAATGTCAAAAATTATGTGTTGTTGATTTTTGCTCCAGCAATCAATTCCAGCAGTCACTACACTGAAGAACCTGACAGTCTCTGATGCCATCATTCTAATCATGGACTAATAGTTGTCAGTCTTTTTAGTCATTGCACACCACTCCACCAAACCCAAAACAAAGGCAAATCATACCTGGAAACTTAGGCTTCTCTGTAAAATCGTCCATTGCTGCTTTATAGCCTGTATATAGTGTTTCTCTAGTAGCTACAAAAAGTTAAATCTCTACACAATTCAGATGAAATATTCACAGGAACTTGAAACAGGAACTCACTTTAATATCTGTACACTCTCACACATTGgcatgatatcattgttattaaacTTGTCCTCAGCTTCACCTTGGACTCGTGAACTGAGGTTTCATTAGGCTTTGATCATTGCCACAAAAGGTTGGGTATGCATGCAATCTTGCTAACCACCAAGCGATCATACATGGCATTACGCTCATTCAAACACTGATGTAAATGTCAGTAATGACAAAAATATCACCTTCAtaatgggatataactataactagtAGAGATTATAATGAAGGCTTATTTCATGTGATCAATGCTAAAAAGGCAGTTTCACCAATGACTTGGCTAACCCAACAGTGCACTCAAAGCAGCTTGAAATTCTTTCAACAAGTCCATGGATGGATTTTATTAAATTGTGTATCTAATACTTAACTAATTGCCTTGTTAAGgacaatttttatttttatagggaagccatcatgtgctatctaCCGCAAAGTGACACCTTGCGCTGTAagccagaagaaatgagacacaatgGTAATTCCGTGATGCACACATTGTGCTGTATGCCAATAAGcacttgtcaggctgaagcaatcagaaatcaagcctgtagccttggcTGTTATTGAGTTAATGCTTGTcggaaggcatcaggcaggcaggctagTAGGCAGTTAGTTATTCAGTCAGTGGAAATACTTCTCATTGTTTTTTAAATTTCTGTGttaactttttggaagcattcTGGCTGCTCTAAAGACACTTTTGGActtgattctacctaaccatGACAGCCAAaacaccatgaaggtattgtgaggctggtttctggttaatATTTTCATGAGAAACTGCAAATCTCCatgattcctactatacagttactaccatactgtatgatacatgtatGAGCTGTGAATTAAAATAATTCCTTTATATGTACAGTGTCAGGAATCAGCTACAACTAAATCTACAGTGAGTATATATTTGTGTACTGACAATCATTCATTGTGtgcgttgttgttgtagcattTCTGTGGATCTTACCTGGCTATCAATGAAGGAGTAAGTTCAAAGTGATGTGGATTtaccatgtatgtagctatgtattacGTTCATTGATGTCACTTTGTTGTGTAGTATGATCCTAATGAGGTCCCATTTAGAACACCCTGTACTGATTTGGATGAAATATCTACTCAATTATCTAATTTTGGAATATCTCCAACATCTGTTGAGTAAGACTCTTTGTAAATATGTTTTGTGTTCCATAAGAACTAGAGGTTACAGAAGCATATTTGACTTCTGCTAAGGTTGGGCAAGGAGATTGGGTCAGGACAGTTTGGAACAGTGTTCCATGGAGTATGGAATCATGATGATCAAGTTGAACAAGTTGCTGTTAAGATGTTACATGATGGAGCAACAAAAATGGACAGGATCAAATTACTAAAGGAGGCAGCCATTATTGAACAGTTTTCACATGCTAACATTGTTAAGTTGTGTGGAGTTGTGATCAATGAAGATCCAGTAAGTGTGGGGTACCCACATTTGTAAGTAGACTATGTATATGCTGGACGTATATGTGTTCTGTGCATTTATTTGTTTATACACctacatgtgtacacatgcacatgtacatgcataggGCACACACATAGTAGCTTTCTGCTGCTGTTGGTTGTACCTATCCAGTGGAACACTGAGTCACCCATGCATCACTGCATTACTTGGGTGTTACATGTGAGTCCAAGCAAATTCTTCTGGGGTTTGGACTGGCATTCCCACAGAAGGCTGTTCCATGTCTCATGGGTATGgttgattgtgtgtgtgtgtgtgtgtgtgtgtgtgtgtgtgtgtgtgtgtgtgtgtgtgtgtgtgtgtgtgtgtgtgtgtgtgtgtgtgtgtgtgtgtgtgtgtgtgtgtgtgtgtgtgtgtgtgtgtgtgtgtgtgtgtgtgtgtgtgtgtagatatCTGTGGCTTCTCTGGGCATAAAAATCTACCCAGTTGTGCTAATGGGTATCAAAGTGAAGCCATCCACTGGATGATGTGCTTCCCAGTCCCCACTATTGGTAGTAAACCAAACCATGGCTACCTCTTCCTCCCTCGTGGATGTGTCGTTTGACACTTGTGTCTGGTGATGTCCTGTTGCCTTCGAAATTCAGGGTGGCAAGTTTCACAAATAAATTGTGCAGAAAGAGTGATGTTCTGCACCTTGTTCAGTCCTTTCTGGCACACATCTCTCTACACGTTTCTGTCTTTGGAAAGGTGGTGCCAATCAGCCTCAGCACTACTGAACCTCTTCAAGTCCTGTCTCTCCAACAGAACTTGGCTCCATGTGCAGGCTGAGGCTGTAGCAACCACCCAAATAGCAGTCTCTTAGGGATCCCAACATCATCCATTCTTGTTGAAGATTGAATTGTTCCATAATCGGTGTATGCACTGTAGGACAGACATATAGCAGGCAAATACGAAATCTActacagcatgaggcaaagcttAATATATGCTAAATAAAGCTCAAAACATTCCCCTCCAAGTTCTGTGTTTTCAGAGTACAGTTGATTTTGTTTGTATGAAACATTATATattctgcataactgtactgtacttgCCAAAGTGTACTGTATCTACCcatataactgtactgtatgaataGATACAATACAGTTTAATTGGCCATACAGTAtaatgtatggaaaatacagcacacatcTGGCCATGGGCAATGGAAATGGGGGAAGGGTAGGGGGGCCATTCCCCCCGCCCACTTGGACAATGCTTgaaagaaaagatcgagatactctaatagagcagtcaactactctaataaaacagtcacctttACATTTCCTTTTAAAACtgtaggtagctagctacttaagtAGTAGCTAAAAACATAGTAAAATAGTCTAAAATGGGCTTTCTAGGATTCTAAAGtatgaaaattttcctgggagcaagcccccagaccccccaagAATAGCAACATATCTGTTGTATGGTTCAAATTGCATAGGGTaaatttcattgccaaagtTGGCCTCCTTGCTCTTTGGCCTGCTTCACCACCTCTGCATCTTGCACTTTTATCACCCCAAAACAAAATACACTTATAATGCAGCCCATGAAGCAATGGATGGGCTACTTTGACACAGAAgcttaaaataataattattactaagAGCCAAGTACATTAACAGAGTAGAATAAAGATTTATTGGTTTTTGGATACCAGTGAATTCTACCCTATGTGCaaatagtgtgtatgtgtgtgcatgcatacatgtatgcgtgtgtgtgtcttgtgtgcAATGCAAACATCTAACATATACCAAATCTGTCTCCATTCCAAACACAGTTCTTATTTGGGCATTTTGTAAGGTGTCTAATTCTCTGCTCAGCTTGACCTGCACCCAGTACACTTTTATCACAAAAATGAAGAGAAATGGTAACAGGGTGAAATCCTCAGTCTTTGTGTTACTTAGAGTTACTCTGATAGAGTAGTTGGATAGTCTAACAGTCACTATATAAAGAATTACATAGCTATTGCTTGAATTCCATCATAAACTATTTGAAACATGCATACTGTTGTTATTTTAATTGCTGTATTCATAAGGTTATGATTTTGCTGGAGTATCTGTCTAAAGGAAACCTCTCTAACTTTTTGATTTCTATCAGACCAAAGTAAACTaaatacactgaaacctctctaatccgacacctCTATAATTCAGAATACCCCCATAATGTGGCATCGTTTTGTACATCAAAAAGACTTTTATCATGTAATACTACCTCACATCCTTGCTAATCTGACACGATTTTCTTATCCCAATGAGCAtcggattatagaggtttcactctACATATATACTCTACTTGTGGTTATATTTCTTATACTACCCCCTAGGGAAGGTGAGCCTGTTGGACAGCATATCCCTCAAAT
The nucleotide sequence above comes from Dysidea avara chromosome 3, odDysAvar1.4, whole genome shotgun sequence. Encoded proteins:
- the LOC136251003 gene encoding uncharacterized protein isoform X5 — translated: MSLKTLLLSITTICNGSCTVGIASTSLSEEDKTVEIITREGKIQGHVFFPQDPSPVSLYLQLWRDDDPWTLVWQIGLNFTADYSTCNNTQCVVNYWLPNDLQVMTKKGDFFGFFTFHNFENIVKFYAKGSQTPYLTLNSDCIHREIPREKENVFIYGDSFPLISFDFDFAVKKNGVPIQATAWSKFCQTHEDTDYLPILIATVVALLSCFLITALIVLAVMYCKIRMKAYDAMASSELLTTYHRMQDSYSFRHYYRLQSVDEMKRCQESATTKSTHFCGSYLAINEGYDPNEVPFRTPCTDLDEISTQLSNFGISPTSVELGKEIGSGQFGTVFHGVWNHDDQVEQVAVKMLHDGATKMDRIKLLKEAAIIEQFSHANIVKLCGVVINEDPVMILLEYLSKGNLSNFLISIRPKEGEPVGQHIPQMLLGFARDVGCGMNYLSNKCFIHRDLAARNILLTENNVCKVADFCMSRDLENDHYYVTQGGFVPFKWTAPEALLYRTYTTASDVWSYGILLYEMWSLGQKPYEDHDNTEVLDKLESGYRLPPPPGCPRHIYRVMIQCWNPEHKLRPTFSNVLRVISQPSYVLFHWFEEDKQAAGSKCDVIGAPIEAGHSLYPDLQNIYR
- the LOC136251003 gene encoding uncharacterized protein isoform X3, which codes for MSLKTLLLSITTICNVVRADNACIKGLPKSLSLWEEDSIPNGTIAFVNNQFTCNGIITHVSVGYEVVDGGYHNNETGVHFELRRVAQNGSFDVVQSIPLLIEQAWNETDDRDRYILNNYELSDTIQFQENDYISIFTPVNSTVKILVDVNSTNTSRYFVCTIDQISCINYSGAMQVKITTSSCTVGIASTSLSEEDKTVEIITREGKIQGHVFFPQDPSPVSLYLQLWRDDDPWTLVWQIGLNFTADYSTCNNTQCVVNYWLPNDLQVMTKKGDFFGFFTFHNFENIVKFYAKGSQTPYLTLNSDCIHREIPREKENVFIYGDSFPLISFDFDFAVKKNGVPIQATAWSKFCQTHEDTDYLPILIATVVALLSCFLITALIVLAVMYCKIRMKAYDAMASSELLTTYHRMQDSYSFRHYYRLQSVDEMKRCQESATTKSTHFCGSYLAINEGYDPNEVPFRTPCTDLDEISTQLSNFGISPTSVELGKEIGSGQFGTVFHGVWNHDDQVEQVAVKMLHDGATKMDRIKLLKEAAIIEQFSHANIVKLCGVVINEDPVMILLEYLSKGNLSNFLISIRPKEGEPVGQHIPQMLLGFARDVGCGMNYLSNKCFIHRDLAARNILLTENNVCKVADFCMSRDLENDHYYVTQGGFVPFKWTAPEALLYRTYTTASDVWSYGILLYEMWSLGQKPYEDHDNTEVLDKLESGYRLPPPPGCPRHIYRVMIQCWNPEHKLRPTFSNVLRVISQPSYVLFHWFEEDKQAAGSKCDVIGAPIEAGHSLYPDLQNIYR
- the LOC136251003 gene encoding uncharacterized protein isoform X6, yielding MQVKITTSSCTVGIASTSLSEEDKTVEIITREGKIQGHVFFPQVGFQCAVRITALHGIFIIKDPSPVSLYLQLWRDDDPWTLVWQIGLNFTADYSTCNNTQCVVNYWLPNDLQVMTKKGDFFGFFTFHNFENIVKFYAKGSQTPYLTLNSDCIHREIPREKENVFIYGDSFPLISFDFDFAVKKNGVPIQATAWSKFCQTHEDTDYLPILIATVVALLSCFLITALIVLAVMYCKIRMKAYDAMASSELLTTYHRMQDSYSFRHYYRLQSVDEMKRCQESATTKSTHFCGSYLAINEGYDPNEVPFRTPCTDLDEISTQLSNFGISPTSVELGKEIGSGQFGTVFHGVWNHDDQVEQVAVKMLHDGATKMDRIKLLKEAAIIEQFSHANIVKLCGVVINEDPVMILLEYLSKGNLSNFLISIRPKEGEPVGQHIPQMLLGFARDVGCGMNYLSNKCFIHRDLAARNILLTENNVCKVADFCMSRDLENDHYYVTQGGFVPFKWTAPEALLYRTYTTASDVWSYGILLYEMWSLGQKPYEDHDNTEVLDKLESGYRLPPPPGCPRHIYRVMIQCWNPEHKLRPTFSNVLRVISQPSYVLFHWFEEDKQAAGSKCDVIGAPIEAGHSLYPDLQNIYR